The genomic region GATCCACTCGGCATGACCGACACTGATTTCCACGTGCCGGCTTCCAAGGCCCACCGGTTCGCTGCCTGTTACTCGGCCGACCCGGGTGGCGGCATGACCTTCCATGCCGGCCAGCGCCGCGAGGGCCTGACGTTGCAGGATGATCCAACCAAGAGTTCGTTCCTGTCACCGCCGTCCCTGATTTCGGGCGGCGGCGGGCTGTGCTCGACGACGGCCGACTATCTCACCTTCTGCCGTGCGCTGCTCAATGGCGGCGAACTCGGCGGCGTCAGGTTGATCGGGCCGAAGACGCTGGCGCTTATGACGACCAACCACATTCCGGGTGGACGCTCGCTGCCGGAAGTGTCGCGCTCGCTGTTCGCGGAAGCCGCCTACAACGGCATCGGCTTCGGCCTCGGCTTCGCCGTGACGATGCGCCCGGCCGAGACGCTGGTCGCCGGCAGCCCCGGTGAATACAATTGGGGCGGCGCGGCCACGACGTCGTTCTGGATCGACCCGGCCGAAGAATTGATCACCATCTTCATGACGCAGGTGCTGCCGTCGAGCGCCTACCCGCTCCGGCGCGAGCTGCGCAGCATGGTCTACGCTGCGATCACCGAGAGCAATCTCTGAGAAAAATGCACCGATCCCGCGGCATCAGAGCCGCGGGATCAAGCCCCGCTCATTTCAACATCTCCGGCACGATCAGGCGCGGCAGGAACAGGGAAACGCTGGGCCAAATAATGAGCGCCGCCAGCACGAGCAGCATGGGGATCAGCATGATCACCGTGTCCTTAAGCGCATAGCGCAGCCGTACCCCGGCGATCGAGCAGGCGATCATCAAGCAGAGGCCATAAGGCGGCGTCACCAATCCGAAGGCGAGCGAGACGATCGAGATGATCGCAAACTGCACCGGATGAAGGTCGACCGATTTCGCCAGCGGTTCGAGAACGGTGCCGACGATGATGATCGCCGGAATGGCGTCGAGGAAGCAGCCCACCACCAGAAAGCAGAACGCGATGAAGAAGCCGGCCCCGATCGCGCCCATGCCCCAGGTCGAGACGTTAGCCAGCAGTTCCTGCGGAATCCTGTAATAGGCCAGCAGCCAGCCGAACGCGCTCGCGGTACCCACGCAGAACAGCGCCACGCCGGCAAGGCGCCCGGTATCGAGCAGCGCCTTGTAGAGTTCGCGCGCGCCGGTTTCACGGTAGAAGAACGTCGACAGCGCCACGGAATAGAGCACTGCGACGCAGGCGGATTCGGTCGCGGTGAACCACCCCAGCAGGATGCCGCCGACAATGATGAACGGCGTCATCAGCGCCGGTATCGAGCGCCAGATGGCGCAGCACATCTCCCTCCAGGTGTCCTTCGGATAGGTCGGATAGCCCCGGCGCACGGCATAGATATGCACTGTTGCCATCTGCGCGCCCGCGATTAGCAATCCCGGCACGATGCCTGCGAGGTACATCGCGGCGATCGAGGTCGAGATCAGTCCGCCCCACACGATCATCAGGATCGAGGGTGGGATGATGACGGCGAGCACGGCCGAGACCGCGGTGATGGCGATCGAGAACGAGAGGTCGTAGCCCTCCTTGGTCTGGGCATCGATGAATATCTTGGACTGGCTCGCCGCGTCCGCGGTGGAGGATCCGGAGATGCCGGCAAAGAACACCGACAGCACCACGTTGATCTGCGCCAGCGACCCCGGCCAGTGCCCGACCATCGAGCGGGACAGCGCGACCAGCCGGTCGGTGATGCCGCCGATGCTCATCAGATTGGCGGTGAGCAGGAAGAACGGGACCGCTAGCAGGATGAATGAATTGTAGGCGTTGAAGGTTTCCTGCGCGAGCGTCATCAGCGA from Bradyrhizobium lupini harbors:
- a CDS encoding TRAP transporter large permease; translated protein: MSGNVLSAGQAAMVLFGTFVGLLIIRVPVAFALGLACVPILLIEPHLSLMTLAQETFNAYNSFILLAVPFFLLTANLMSIGGITDRLVALSRSMVGHWPGSLAQINVVLSVFFAGISGSSTADAASQSKIFIDAQTKEGYDLSFSIAITAVSAVLAVIIPPSILMIVWGGLISTSIAAMYLAGIVPGLLIAGAQMATVHIYAVRRGYPTYPKDTWREMCCAIWRSIPALMTPFIIVGGILLGWFTATESACVAVLYSVALSTFFYRETGARELYKALLDTGRLAGVALFCVGTASAFGWLLAYYRIPQELLANVSTWGMGAIGAGFFIAFCFLVVGCFLDAIPAIIIVGTVLEPLAKSVDLHPVQFAIISIVSLAFGLVTPPYGLCLMIACSIAGVRLRYALKDTVIMLIPMLLVLAALIIWPSVSLFLPRLIVPEMLK